Proteins encoded together in one Rhizobium bangladeshense window:
- the pcsA gene encoding phosphatidylcholine synthase: MKIFNYKRVPYAEMRAFSVHILTASGSFLAFLGVVAAAEHRFIDMFWWLGLALLVDGIDGPIARKVRVKEVLPNWSGDTLDNIIDYVTYVLLPAFALYQSGMIGEPWSFVAAGMIVVSSAIYYADMGMKTEEYFFSGFPVVWNMIVFTLFVIDASATTALIVVTISVVLTFLPINFLHPVRVKRLRPLNLGVFFLWSALGVYSLLMHFEMPEWALILFIVTGLYLYVIGAVLQFFPSLGREA; this comes from the coding sequence ATGAAGATTTTCAATTACAAGCGTGTTCCTTACGCGGAAATGCGCGCCTTTTCCGTTCATATTCTGACGGCTTCCGGCTCCTTCCTGGCCTTTCTCGGCGTCGTTGCCGCCGCTGAGCACCGCTTCATCGACATGTTCTGGTGGCTGGGTCTGGCTCTTCTCGTCGATGGCATCGATGGGCCCATTGCCCGCAAAGTTCGCGTCAAGGAAGTTCTGCCGAACTGGTCTGGCGATACGCTCGACAATATCATCGATTACGTCACCTATGTGCTTCTGCCGGCGTTTGCGCTCTATCAGAGCGGCATGATCGGTGAGCCCTGGTCGTTCGTCGCCGCCGGCATGATCGTCGTCTCCAGCGCCATCTATTATGCCGACATGGGCATGAAGACGGAGGAGTATTTCTTCTCCGGCTTTCCCGTCGTCTGGAACATGATCGTCTTCACACTGTTCGTCATCGATGCGAGCGCCACGACCGCGCTGATCGTCGTCACGATATCGGTGGTGCTGACCTTCCTGCCGATCAATTTCCTGCATCCGGTTCGCGTGAAAAGGCTGCGCCCGCTCAACCTCGGCGTCTTCTTCCTGTGGTCGGCGCTCGGCGTCTATTCGCTGCTGATGCATTTCGAGATGCCGGAATGGGCGCTCATTCTCTTCATCGTGACCGGGCTCTATCTTTACGTCATCGGCGCGGTGCTGCAATTCTTCCCCTCCCTTGGACGCGAAGCTTAG
- a CDS encoding quinone oxidoreductase family protein has protein sequence MTKTHAVSFSKTGGPEVFDYVDIDLAPPAAGEVQIRQAAIGLNFIDVYFRNGTYKAPHLPFVTGKEGAGTVTAVGPDVADFKLGDRVAYASADGAYSAERNIEARHLVHVPDGIELETAAAMMLKGMTAEYLLNRTFKVGPETTLLFHAAAGGVGLIAGQWAKALGATIIGTAGSEDKIELALAHGYDHVINYKSDDFVGRVREITGGKGVDVVYDSIGRDTFPQSLDCLKPRGLFASFGQSSGPIENFTLSQLAQKGSLFATRPTLFTYIAARQELVDSAQALFDVVQSNKVRINVNQTYPLREVGRAHADLEARKTTGTTLLIP, from the coding sequence ATGACGAAGACGCATGCGGTTTCATTCTCGAAGACGGGCGGACCTGAGGTTTTCGACTATGTCGACATCGATCTTGCGCCACCCGCGGCAGGCGAGGTGCAGATCCGGCAGGCAGCGATCGGCCTCAACTTCATCGATGTCTACTTCCGCAACGGTACCTATAAGGCGCCGCACCTTCCCTTTGTCACCGGCAAGGAGGGCGCCGGAACCGTGACGGCGGTCGGGCCTGATGTTGCCGATTTCAAGCTTGGCGACCGTGTCGCCTATGCCAGCGCCGACGGCGCCTATAGCGCCGAACGCAATATCGAGGCGCGCCATCTGGTGCATGTGCCAGACGGCATAGAGCTGGAAACGGCGGCGGCGATGATGCTGAAAGGCATGACTGCCGAATATCTCTTGAACCGCACCTTCAAGGTCGGGCCTGAGACAACGCTCCTGTTTCATGCCGCCGCCGGCGGCGTCGGTCTGATTGCCGGCCAATGGGCAAAGGCGCTCGGCGCCACCATCATCGGTACCGCGGGCTCCGAAGACAAGATCGAGCTGGCGCTCGCCCATGGTTACGACCACGTGATCAACTACAAGAGCGATGACTTTGTCGGTCGCGTCCGCGAAATAACCGGCGGCAAGGGCGTCGATGTCGTCTATGATTCGATCGGCCGCGATACTTTTCCACAGTCGCTCGATTGCCTGAAGCCGCGCGGTCTGTTCGCCTCGTTCGGCCAATCCTCCGGGCCGATCGAGAACTTCACTCTATCCCAGCTGGCGCAGAAGGGGTCACTCTTTGCGACGCGTCCGACGCTCTTCACCTATATCGCCGCGCGCCAGGAATTGGTCGATAGTGCACAAGCGCTATTTGATGTTGTGCAAAGCAACAAAGTGCGTATCAATGTCAACCAAACCTATCCGCTGCGTGAGGTCGGGCGGGCTCACGCGGATCTGGAAGCAAGAAAAACTACGGGAACGACGCTGCTGATTCCATGA
- a CDS encoding ABC transporter ATP-binding protein produces the protein MSALNVPDSGALLSIQKLTKFFGGFAACNDIDLDIAPGEIHALLGENGAGKSTLVKMLFGVLEPTHGHILWEGREVAITSPGEARKLGIGMVFQHFSLFEALTVAENIALSLDDAIPIDRIAEEARALSLAYGLPLDPHAHVADLSVGERQRIEIVRALLQNPKLIILDEPTSVLTPQEADKLFETLFKLRAEGRSVLYISHRLEEVQRICDRATVLRHGRVTGACDPKQETPASLARMMVGSEVAAVTHPERSDKGEVQLAVVNLSVAARTPFAMPLREVSMTVRSGEILAIAGVAGNGQSELFDVLSGEYPVASPEAIVIRKRHVGNQGITVRRLLGAGFVPEERHGHAAVSAMKLSDNLVLARSQSDRKAFLGLLGMIRRRAVKSAARRISEAMDVRKSGDDPAAGSLSGGNLQKFIVGRELDRQPAVLVVNQPTWGVDAGAASRIRQALVDLAKAGSAVVVISQDLDEIFEVATDIAVISEGRLSRPFPASELTRENIGLLMGGLHESGSAAEAAHAH, from the coding sequence GTGTCTGCATTGAATGTGCCGGATTCCGGTGCGTTGTTATCCATCCAGAAGCTGACGAAGTTTTTCGGTGGCTTTGCCGCCTGCAATGACATCGATCTCGACATAGCGCCGGGCGAAATACATGCACTTCTCGGCGAAAATGGCGCAGGCAAGTCCACTTTGGTCAAGATGCTGTTCGGCGTTCTCGAGCCGACGCACGGGCACATCCTCTGGGAAGGAAGAGAGGTCGCCATCACCTCGCCGGGCGAGGCCCGCAAGCTTGGCATCGGCATGGTCTTCCAGCACTTTTCACTGTTCGAGGCGCTGACGGTCGCCGAAAACATAGCGCTGTCGCTCGACGACGCCATCCCGATCGACAGGATCGCCGAGGAGGCGAGGGCCCTGTCGCTAGCCTACGGCCTGCCGCTCGATCCGCATGCTCATGTCGCCGATCTTTCGGTGGGCGAGCGCCAGCGCATCGAGATCGTCCGGGCGCTGCTGCAGAATCCAAAGCTCATCATTCTCGACGAACCGACCTCGGTTTTGACGCCGCAGGAAGCCGACAAGCTGTTCGAAACGCTGTTCAAGCTGCGCGCCGAGGGCCGTTCGGTTCTTTATATCAGCCATCGTTTGGAGGAGGTGCAGCGCATCTGCGATAGAGCAACGGTGCTGCGCCATGGCCGTGTAACCGGCGCCTGTGATCCGAAGCAGGAAACACCCGCATCGCTCGCCCGCATGATGGTCGGCAGCGAGGTTGCCGCCGTTACGCATCCTGAGCGCAGCGACAAAGGCGAGGTGCAACTGGCGGTAGTCAACCTTTCCGTCGCCGCCCGCACGCCTTTCGCCATGCCGTTGCGAGAGGTGTCTATGACTGTGCGTTCCGGTGAGATCCTGGCGATTGCCGGTGTGGCGGGCAACGGCCAGAGCGAGCTCTTCGACGTTCTCTCGGGCGAATATCCGGTCGCTTCGCCCGAGGCGATCGTCATTCGCAAGAGACACGTCGGCAATCAGGGCATTACCGTGCGCCGCCTGCTCGGCGCCGGCTTCGTGCCGGAGGAACGCCACGGGCACGCCGCCGTCTCTGCCATGAAACTGTCGGATAATCTCGTCCTTGCCCGCAGCCAGTCGGATCGCAAGGCCTTTCTGGGCCTGCTCGGCATGATCCGCCGCAGGGCTGTGAAATCCGCCGCCAGGCGCATTTCCGAAGCGATGGATGTCCGCAAGAGCGGCGACGATCCGGCCGCCGGCTCTCTTTCCGGCGGAAATCTGCAGAAATTCATCGTCGGCCGCGAACTCGACCGCCAGCCGGCGGTGCTTGTCGTCAATCAACCGACCTGGGGCGTGGATGCCGGGGCGGCAAGCCGCATCCGCCAGGCTTTGGTCGACCTTGCAAAGGCCGGCTCCGCCGTCGTCGTCATTAGCCAGGATCTCGACGAGATCTTCGAGGTCGCGACAGATATTGCCGTCATCTCCGAGGGCCGCCTTTCCAGGCCTTTCCCGGCGAGTGAACTGACGCGCGAAAATATCGGCCTGCTGATGGGCGGCCTGCACGAGAGCGGTTCCGCCGCGGAGGCAGCCCATGCGCATTGA
- a CDS encoding ABC transporter permease: MRIELEKRPDVSKLFGFVSPLLALVLTLTFGAIMFAMLGKDPAAALSAFFVEPLLEVWSLHELAIKAAPLILIAVGLAVCYRSNNWNIGAEGQFTIGAITGSYLPIVFYDWHSPLVLPLMLVLGALGGALFAAVPALLKAHFNTNEILTSLMLVYIAQLFLDWLVRGAWRDPKGFNFPVSRDFAPEAVLPAIWEESGRAHWAFVFAIIAAIGVWFMLRYTLKGFEIVVLGQSERAGRFAGFSAKKMIWFSFLFSGALAGLAGISEVSGSIGHLQPAISPGYGFTAIIVAFLGRLNPLGIIASGLVLALTYLGGEAAQLSIGISDKVTRVFQGLLLFFVLSCDMLIYYKIRIVWSRARGGAV; the protein is encoded by the coding sequence ATGCGCATTGAACTGGAAAAACGCCCCGACGTTTCGAAGCTCTTCGGCTTCGTTTCGCCGCTCCTCGCCCTCGTCCTGACGCTCACCTTCGGCGCCATCATGTTCGCCATGCTCGGCAAGGACCCGGCCGCGGCGCTGAGCGCCTTCTTCGTCGAGCCGCTGCTCGAGGTCTGGTCGCTGCACGAACTGGCGATCAAAGCCGCGCCGCTGATCCTGATCGCCGTCGGCCTTGCCGTCTGCTACCGCTCGAACAACTGGAATATCGGCGCCGAGGGACAGTTCACCATCGGAGCCATCACCGGCTCCTATCTGCCGATCGTCTTTTACGACTGGCACTCGCCGCTCGTGTTGCCGCTGATGCTGGTGCTCGGCGCGCTTGGTGGTGCGCTTTTCGCCGCCGTTCCGGCGCTTTTGAAGGCGCATTTCAACACCAATGAGATCCTGACGTCACTGATGCTTGTCTACATCGCCCAGCTTTTCTTGGACTGGCTGGTTCGGGGCGCCTGGCGCGATCCGAAGGGCTTCAACTTTCCCGTTTCGCGCGATTTCGCGCCTGAGGCGGTGCTGCCGGCGATCTGGGAAGAATCTGGCCGCGCTCATTGGGCGTTCGTCTTCGCCATCATTGCGGCGATCGGCGTCTGGTTCATGTTGCGCTATACGTTGAAAGGCTTCGAGATCGTCGTGCTCGGCCAATCGGAAAGGGCAGGGCGCTTCGCCGGCTTCTCCGCGAAGAAGATGATCTGGTTCAGCTTTCTCTTCTCAGGCGCGCTTGCCGGCCTTGCCGGCATCAGTGAGGTCTCCGGCTCGATCGGCCATCTCCAGCCGGCGATCTCTCCCGGCTACGGTTTCACCGCCATCATCGTTGCCTTCCTCGGCCGCCTCAACCCGCTCGGGATCATCGCGTCAGGCCTGGTGCTGGCGCTGACTTATCTCGGCGGCGAGGCCGCACAGCTTTCGATTGGCATTTCCGACAAGGTCACGCGCGTGTTCCAGGGTCTGCTGCTCTTTTTCGTGCTCTCCTGCGATATGCTGATCTATTACAAAATCCGCATTGTCTGGTCGCGGGCCAGGGGCGGGGCGGTATGA
- a CDS encoding ABC transporter permease — protein sequence MSIFEAILLTVITASTPLVIAALGELVTERSGVLNLGVEGMMIIGAVGAFAAAQLTGSAYIGIVGGIVSGALFSLLFAFLTLTLVTNQVATGLALTILGLGASGMLGEAFVGAPGIRLLPIEIPVLSAIPYVGTVLFKQDLIFYLSILLVVGVNWFLFRSRTGLKIRAIGDNHASAHALGINVIRMRYLAVMFGGACAGLAGAQLSLIYTPQWTENMSSGRGWIALALVVFSSWRPWRLLAGGYLFGAVTILQLHAQAFGIGIPSQFLSMLPYAATVVVLIMISHNRRTTMINTPASLGKAFVPDR from the coding sequence ATGAGCATCTTCGAAGCCATCCTGCTGACGGTTATCACCGCCTCGACGCCGCTCGTCATTGCAGCCCTCGGCGAACTCGTGACGGAGCGCTCCGGTGTTCTCAATCTCGGCGTCGAAGGCATGATGATCATCGGCGCCGTCGGCGCCTTCGCCGCCGCCCAGCTTACCGGATCGGCCTATATCGGCATTGTCGGCGGCATCGTCAGCGGCGCGCTGTTCTCACTGCTCTTCGCCTTCCTGACGCTGACGCTCGTCACCAACCAGGTGGCGACGGGCCTTGCCCTGACGATCCTCGGCCTTGGCGCTTCCGGCATGCTCGGCGAAGCCTTCGTCGGCGCGCCTGGCATCCGGCTTCTGCCGATCGAAATCCCGGTGCTCTCGGCCATTCCCTATGTCGGAACCGTCCTGTTCAAGCAGGATCTGATCTTCTACCTGTCGATCCTGCTTGTTGTCGGCGTCAACTGGTTCCTCTTCAGAAGCCGCACCGGCCTGAAGATACGCGCCATCGGCGATAATCACGCCTCCGCCCATGCGCTCGGCATCAACGTCATCCGCATGCGCTATCTCGCCGTTATGTTCGGTGGTGCGTGTGCCGGCCTTGCAGGGGCGCAACTGTCGCTGATCTATACGCCGCAGTGGACCGAGAATATGTCGTCCGGGCGGGGCTGGATCGCGCTGGCGCTTGTCGTCTTCTCCTCATGGCGGCCTTGGCGGCTGCTGGCCGGCGGTTATCTATTCGGAGCTGTGACGATCCTGCAGTTGCACGCGCAGGCCTTCGGCATCGGCATTCCGTCGCAGTTCCTGTCGATGCTGCCCTATGCGGCGACAGTTGTGGTCCTCATAATGATCTCGCATAATCGGCGCACGACGATGATCAACACGCCGGCCTCGCTTGGCAAAGCCTTCGTGCCTGACCGGTGA
- a CDS encoding BMP family ABC transporter substrate-binding protein → MKKLALALAATAALVLSIGSAAEAAEKTKVCFVYVGTRTDGGWTQAHENGRLQVEKEFADKVETSFLESVPEGPDAERAIERMARSGCSLIFTTSFGYMDATVAVAKKFPKVKFEHATGFKAADNVATYNSRFYEGRYISGIIAGKLSKTGTAGYIASFPIPEVVMGINAFETGAKSVNPNFKMKVIWVNTWFDPGKEADAAKALLDQGVDILTQHTDTTAPMQVAEQRGVKAFGQASDMIKAGPNVQLTAIIDTWGNYYVKRVQALLDGTWKSEQSWDGLKDGILTMAPYTNMPDDVKKLAEETEAKIKSGELHPFTGPINKQDGTPWLKAGEKADDGTLLGMNFYVEGVDDKLPAQ, encoded by the coding sequence ATGAAAAAACTTGCACTTGCTCTCGCAGCGACAGCTGCCCTTGTCCTGAGCATCGGTTCGGCCGCCGAGGCTGCCGAAAAGACCAAGGTCTGCTTCGTCTATGTCGGCACCCGCACCGATGGCGGCTGGACGCAGGCCCATGAAAACGGCCGCCTCCAGGTCGAGAAGGAATTCGCCGACAAGGTCGAAACATCCTTCCTCGAAAGCGTTCCGGAGGGTCCTGATGCCGAACGCGCCATCGAGCGCATGGCCCGTTCCGGCTGCTCGCTTATTTTCACCACATCCTTCGGATACATGGACGCGACTGTCGCCGTCGCCAAGAAGTTCCCGAAGGTGAAGTTCGAGCATGCGACCGGCTTCAAGGCCGCCGACAATGTCGCGACCTACAATTCGCGCTTCTATGAAGGCCGCTATATCAGCGGCATTATCGCCGGGAAGCTGTCGAAGACCGGCACGGCAGGCTATATCGCCTCCTTCCCCATCCCCGAGGTGGTGATGGGCATCAATGCGTTCGAAACCGGCGCCAAGTCGGTCAACCCGAACTTCAAGATGAAGGTCATCTGGGTCAACACCTGGTTTGACCCCGGCAAGGAAGCCGATGCCGCCAAGGCGCTGCTCGACCAGGGCGTCGACATTCTCACCCAGCACACGGACACGACCGCTCCGATGCAGGTTGCCGAGCAACGCGGCGTCAAGGCCTTCGGCCAGGCGTCCGACATGATCAAGGCTGGTCCAAACGTACAGCTCACAGCGATCATCGACACTTGGGGCAATTATTACGTCAAGCGCGTCCAGGCGCTTCTCGACGGCACCTGGAAGTCGGAACAGAGCTGGGATGGCCTGAAGGACGGCATTCTGACAATGGCGCCCTATACCAACATGCCCGATGACGTGAAGAAGCTTGCCGAGGAAACCGAAGCCAAGATCAAGTCAGGCGAACTGCATCCCTTCACCGGCCCCATCAACAAGCAGGACGGCACGCCCTGGCTGAAGGCTGGCGAGAAGGCCGATGACGGGACGTTGCTCGGCATGAACTTCTATGTCGAAGGCGTCGACGACAAGCTGCCGGCGCAATAA
- the ytfQ gene encoding galactofuranose ABC transporter, galactofuranose-binding protein YtfQ, translating into MKLKTALLSATILAACMFGSASANGLTVGFSQIGSESGWRAAETTVTKEQAKKRGIDLKFADAQQKQENQIKALRSFIAQGVDAILIAPVVETGWDDVLKEAKEANIPVILLDRTVKAPDDLYLTAVTSDLVHEGKVAGDWLVKTVGDKKCNVVELQGTTGSSPAIARKKGFEEALTGHDNLKIVRSQTGDFTRTKGKEVMESFLKAENGGKDICALYAHNDDMAVGAIQAIKEAGLKPGKDILVVSIDAVPDIFKAMSEGEANATVELTPNMAGPAFDALEAYLKDKKAPPKWIQTESKLYTPADEPMKVYEEKKGQGY; encoded by the coding sequence ATGAAATTGAAGACTGCACTTTTGAGTGCCACGATTCTGGCTGCCTGCATGTTCGGTTCGGCTTCGGCCAACGGCTTGACCGTCGGTTTCTCGCAGATCGGTTCGGAATCGGGCTGGCGCGCGGCTGAAACGACCGTGACCAAGGAGCAGGCCAAGAAGCGCGGCATCGATCTGAAGTTTGCCGATGCGCAGCAGAAGCAGGAAAACCAAATCAAGGCTTTGCGCTCCTTCATCGCCCAGGGCGTCGATGCCATTCTGATCGCTCCGGTCGTCGAGACCGGCTGGGATGACGTTCTGAAGGAAGCCAAGGAAGCCAATATCCCGGTTATCCTTCTCGACCGCACCGTCAAGGCTCCGGACGATCTCTATCTGACGGCTGTCACCTCCGACCTCGTCCATGAAGGCAAGGTTGCCGGCGACTGGCTCGTCAAGACCGTCGGCGACAAGAAGTGCAATGTCGTCGAACTGCAGGGTACGACCGGCTCATCGCCGGCCATCGCCCGCAAGAAGGGCTTCGAAGAGGCCCTCACCGGCCACGACAATCTCAAGATCGTTCGCAGCCAGACCGGCGACTTCACCCGTACCAAGGGCAAGGAAGTCATGGAAAGCTTCCTGAAGGCTGAAAATGGCGGCAAGGATATCTGCGCGCTCTACGCCCACAACGACGACATGGCTGTCGGCGCCATCCAGGCGATCAAGGAAGCCGGCCTGAAGCCCGGCAAGGATATCCTCGTCGTTTCCATCGACGCCGTGCCGGATATTTTCAAGGCGATGTCCGAAGGTGAGGCCAATGCTACGGTCGAACTGACGCCGAACATGGCAGGTCCCGCTTTCGATGCGCTCGAAGCCTATCTGAAGGACAAGAAGGCTCCGCCGAAGTGGATCCAGACCGAGTCGAAGCTCTACACGCCGGCCGACGAGCCGATGAAGGTGTACGAAGAGAAGAAGGGTCAGGGCTACTGA
- the ytfR gene encoding galactofuranose ABC transporter, ATP-binding protein YtfR, with translation MVHNIENILAASAISKFFPGAVALDKVDFTLRRGEVHALLGENGAGKSTLIKCITGAYHRDGGSLTLDGQEINPANTLAAQKLGIGTVYQEVNLLANLSVAENLFLGRQPRRFGMTDVRAMNRKARELLAGYGIDIDVTAELGRFSVAVQQVVAIARAVDLSGKVLILDEPTASLDNQEVALLFRIIEDLKKRGLGIVFITHFLEQVYAISDRITVLRNGKLVGTRDAADLPRQGLIAMMLGRELAQAEETVREHSIAAGEVRYRFSGYGKRGKVKPFDLDVRAGEVVGVAGLLGSGRTETAELLFGVEHADSGSATIDGQPVTLSSPRAAIAKGFGFCPEDRKTDGIVGDLSIRENIALALQARRGWTRPLSRAEQNALADRYIKALDIRTTDREKPIRLLSGGNQQKAILARWLATNPKFLILDEPTRGIDVGAHAEIIRLIEQLCAEGMSLIVISSELEELVAYSSRVIVLRDRQHIAELTGERITAAGIVDAIAAAEHKKEDA, from the coding sequence ATGGTTCACAATATCGAGAATATTCTCGCAGCCTCGGCCATATCGAAGTTCTTTCCCGGCGCCGTCGCCCTTGACAAGGTCGATTTTACGTTGCGCCGCGGGGAGGTTCATGCGCTTCTCGGCGAGAACGGCGCCGGCAAATCGACGCTGATCAAATGCATCACCGGGGCCTACCATCGCGATGGCGGCAGCCTGACGCTCGACGGCCAGGAGATCAATCCGGCCAATACGCTCGCCGCCCAGAAGCTGGGCATCGGCACCGTTTATCAGGAAGTCAACCTCCTGGCCAATCTAAGTGTGGCCGAAAACCTGTTTCTCGGACGCCAGCCGCGGCGTTTCGGCATGACTGATGTCCGCGCGATGAACCGCAAGGCGCGCGAACTGCTCGCCGGCTACGGCATCGATATCGACGTCACCGCCGAACTTGGACGTTTCTCCGTCGCCGTCCAGCAGGTGGTCGCCATCGCGCGCGCCGTCGATCTCTCGGGCAAGGTCCTGATATTGGACGAGCCGACGGCGAGCCTCGACAATCAGGAAGTGGCGCTGCTCTTCCGCATCATCGAGGACTTGAAAAAGCGTGGCCTCGGCATCGTCTTCATCACCCATTTCCTCGAGCAGGTCTATGCGATCAGCGACCGCATCACCGTGCTGCGCAACGGCAAACTCGTCGGCACCCGCGACGCCGCCGATCTGCCGCGCCAGGGTCTGATCGCGATGATGCTCGGCCGGGAACTCGCCCAGGCCGAAGAGACGGTCAGGGAACACAGCATCGCCGCGGGCGAGGTCCGCTACCGCTTTTCCGGCTACGGTAAACGCGGCAAGGTCAAGCCTTTCGATCTCGACGTCCGGGCCGGCGAGGTGGTCGGCGTGGCCGGGCTGCTCGGTTCCGGGCGCACCGAAACCGCCGAACTGCTCTTCGGCGTCGAACATGCCGACAGCGGCAGTGCAACGATCGATGGCCAGCCCGTGACCCTTTCCAGCCCGCGCGCCGCGATCGCAAAGGGTTTCGGATTCTGCCCTGAAGACCGCAAGACCGACGGCATCGTCGGCGACCTGTCGATCCGGGAAAACATTGCGCTTGCGCTGCAGGCCCGCCGCGGCTGGACCAGGCCGCTGTCGCGCGCCGAGCAGAATGCGCTCGCCGACCGCTACATCAAGGCGCTCGACATCCGCACGACCGACCGTGAAAAGCCGATCCGGCTGCTTTCCGGCGGCAACCAGCAGAAGGCGATCCTCGCTCGCTGGCTGGCAACCAATCCCAAGTTTCTCATCCTCGATGAACCAACCCGCGGTATCGATGTCGGCGCCCATGCCGAGATCATCCGGCTCATCGAGCAGCTTTGCGCCGAAGGCATGTCATTGATCGTAATTTCCTCGGAACTTGAAGAGCTTGTCGCCTATAGTTCACGTGTCATCGTACTTCGCGACAGGCAGCATATCGCCGAACTCACGGGCGAGCGAATTACTGCCGCCGGTATAGTCGATGCCATCGCGGCCGCCGAGCACAAGAAGGAGGATGCATGA
- a CDS encoding ABC transporter permease — protein MKSSSNALGYRLAPQLIALIVILLLNFITSPQFFNVVVQNGRLYGSVIDVLNRGAPVALLAIGMTLVIATKGIDLSVGAVIAICGAVAASSVVSGNSVTYTIFLTLAIGLACGVWNGFLVAVLNIQPIIATLVLMVAGRGIAQLITEGAILTFNDDGLIFFGSGSMALLPMPVVIWLLVGLLVILLVRRTALGMLLEAVGINRRASTLSGIQTPVLLMAVYMLSGLCASIAGIIVAADIKGADANNAGLWLELDAILAVVVGGNSLLGGRFSIVGSLVGAMIIQAVNTGILSSGFPPEFNLIIKAVIIIVILIIQSPAVQSLAIFASRGQGGRE, from the coding sequence ATGAAGTCCTCCTCGAATGCGCTGGGCTATCGCCTGGCGCCGCAATTGATCGCGCTCATTGTGATTCTTCTGCTGAATTTCATAACGTCACCTCAGTTTTTTAATGTGGTGGTTCAGAATGGGCGGCTCTACGGCAGCGTGATTGACGTGCTGAATCGCGGTGCGCCGGTGGCGCTGCTGGCGATCGGCATGACGCTGGTTATTGCTACGAAGGGCATCGATTTGTCCGTCGGCGCGGTCATCGCCATCTGCGGCGCTGTTGCTGCTTCATCCGTCGTTTCTGGAAATTCCGTCACTTACACGATATTCCTGACACTGGCGATCGGGCTTGCCTGCGGCGTCTGGAACGGTTTCCTGGTGGCGGTCCTCAACATCCAGCCGATCATCGCCACCTTGGTGCTGATGGTCGCCGGCCGCGGCATCGCCCAGCTCATCACCGAAGGCGCCATCCTGACCTTCAATGATGACGGCCTGATCTTCTTCGGTAGCGGCTCGATGGCTCTGCTGCCTATGCCCGTCGTCATCTGGCTGCTTGTCGGTCTGCTCGTCATCCTGCTCGTTCGCCGCACGGCGCTCGGCATGCTGCTCGAGGCTGTCGGCATCAACCGCCGCGCCAGCACGCTCTCCGGGATTCAAACGCCGGTGCTGCTGATGGCCGTCTATATGCTGAGCGGGCTCTGCGCCTCGATCGCCGGCATTATCGTCGCGGCCGACATCAAGGGCGCGGATGCCAACAATGCCGGTCTCTGGCTGGAGCTTGACGCCATCCTCGCCGTCGTCGTCGGCGGCAATTCGCTCCTCGGCGGACGATTCAGCATCGTCGGCTCGCTGGTCGGCGCGATGATCATCCAGGCGGTCAACACCGGCATCCTGTCCTCGGGATTCCCGCCTGAATTCAATCTGATCATCAAGGCTGTCATCATTATCGTCATCCTCATCATCCAGTCGCCGGCGGTGCAATCGCTCGCCATCTTCGCCAGCCGCGGGCAGGGCGGAAGGGAGTAG